One region of Mucilaginibacter gotjawali genomic DNA includes:
- a CDS encoding YciI family protein encodes MFIINLNYIVPLEELDQHMADHVKYLRKYYDKNVFVASGRKVPRTGGVILALAGSVEEVEKIISEDPFHKHKLAEFTVTEFLTSQYHPALKDLLS; translated from the coding sequence ATGTTCATTATAAATCTCAACTATATTGTTCCGCTGGAAGAGTTAGACCAACACATGGCCGATCATGTGAAATACCTTCGTAAATATTACGACAAAAATGTGTTCGTGGCTTCAGGCAGGAAAGTTCCGCGTACAGGCGGCGTTATATTGGCATTAGCCGGGTCGGTTGAAGAGGTAGAAAAAATAATTTCAGAGGATCCCTTTCATAAGCATAAACTGGCGGAGTTTACCGTCACCGAATTTTTAACCTCTCAATATCACCCTGCGCTTAAAGATTTGCTAAGTTAA
- a CDS encoding helix-turn-helix domain-containing protein, which translates to MGDAAVSYNGVNTVLHKEQILIIPPNTPFSTRLKGNIENGINERHYRRKIVSRAELPNGIMSDHLFIHFNLGLPYDLLQPAIYTFKVRERENKLLDEIKEYCIKGDDTFDFTVCAAINGLILCLLDEIPRNRWQVQIVDKRVSNALAFIEQHLGERLPNKLFADKANMVENSFARLFKEFTGFSIQQYIKRKRIDKSVILLQHTDAGIAQISGECGFSDRHHFSRVFKEIKGTTPALYKRQVIF; encoded by the coding sequence ATGGGTGATGCTGCAGTTAGCTATAATGGAGTTAACACAGTTCTCCATAAAGAGCAAATTCTGATAATTCCACCAAATACACCATTCTCGACAAGGTTGAAAGGCAATATTGAAAACGGAATAAATGAAAGGCATTACCGGCGAAAAATAGTCAGCCGGGCCGAATTGCCGAACGGAATCATGTCTGATCACTTGTTTATACACTTTAATCTTGGGCTACCTTATGATTTGCTTCAACCGGCTATCTATACATTCAAGGTGAGGGAAAGAGAAAATAAATTATTGGACGAAATAAAGGAATACTGCATTAAAGGTGACGATACATTTGATTTTACGGTGTGTGCCGCCATCAACGGCCTTATCTTATGCTTACTCGACGAAATTCCCAGAAACCGGTGGCAAGTGCAAATTGTTGACAAAAGGGTATCAAATGCATTAGCTTTTATCGAACAGCACCTGGGAGAACGATTACCCAACAAGCTATTTGCGGATAAGGCCAACATGGTCGAAAACTCGTTTGCCCGCCTCTTTAAAGAATTTACAGGGTTTTCGATTCAGCAGTATATTAAACGGAAAAGGATTGATAAGTCTGTTATATTATTGCAGCACACCGATGCCGGTATTGCGCAAATCTCAGGTGAATGTGGTTTTTCAGACCGGCATCATTTCTCAAGAGTATTTAAAGAAATTAAGGGAACTACGCCAGCTTTGTACAAACGGCAGGTTATATTTTGA
- a CDS encoding YdeI/OmpD-associated family protein, giving the protein MEQYDSRVDAYIEKAAPFAQPILKHLRQLVHSVSPLLTETMKWGFPFFDYNGPVCQMAAFKQHMGFGFWKQKQLNDPGKLIKEEDGTAGSFGKITSLNELPSDEILIDFIRQAMELNKAENKKPAVKKETAPKAPIEMPADFAELLGANPKALEVYYDFSPSAKREYLEWIVDAKAEATRLKRMETAVEWIGEGKTRNWKYK; this is encoded by the coding sequence ATGGAACAATACGATAGCCGGGTAGATGCTTACATAGAAAAAGCCGCCCCGTTTGCACAACCAATTTTAAAACACTTACGGCAACTGGTACACTCGGTATCTCCTTTATTAACTGAAACTATGAAATGGGGCTTCCCTTTTTTTGATTATAACGGCCCGGTTTGCCAGATGGCCGCCTTTAAGCAACATATGGGTTTTGGATTCTGGAAACAAAAACAATTAAATGATCCGGGTAAGTTAATAAAAGAGGAGGATGGTACCGCGGGGAGTTTTGGAAAGATCACCAGCTTAAATGAACTGCCTTCCGACGAAATTTTAATTGATTTTATACGGCAGGCTATGGAATTGAATAAAGCTGAGAACAAAAAGCCTGCGGTAAAAAAAGAAACAGCTCCCAAAGCGCCGATTGAAATGCCCGCTGATTTTGCCGAGCTGTTAGGTGCCAACCCAAAAGCGCTGGAAGTTTATTATGATTTCAGTCCATCAGCCAAACGTGAGTACCTGGAATGGATTGTAGACGCCAAAGCGGAAGCTACCCGCCTGAAACGGATGGAAACAGCCGTGGAATGGATAGGGGAAGGGAAGACAAGGAATTGGAAGTATAAATAG
- a CDS encoding (Fe-S)-binding protein, translating to MIAQILFIIILAAAIYLFSKNAGKIRRNILLGKDTDRSDNPALRWKTMAKIALGQTKMVKRPLAAVMHFFIYAGFIIINLEVLEIMIDGVFGSHRIFSKPLGSLYDLLIGGFEFLALLVLVACITFLSRRNIARLKRFSGVEMTEWPRSDANYILIIEILLMTAFLTMNAADHKLQLLNFGHYIKAGSFPVSSFIAPMLPDGASSLEMIERGCWWFHIVGILAFLNYLPYSKHFHILLAFPNTYYSNLHPKGQLTNMASVTNEVKAMLDPSFVPETAGEPGRFGAKDVTDLTWKNLMEAYTCTECGRCTSVCPANITGKLLSPRKIMMDTRDRITEVGNNIDKHGKDFKDDKSLLDNYITREELWACTTCNACTDACPVNINPLEIIIEMRRYVVMEESQAPASLNNMFSNVENNGAPWKYSSADRLNWKENI from the coding sequence ATGATTGCACAGATTCTTTTTATCATCATCCTTGCCGCCGCCATTTACCTGTTCAGCAAAAATGCCGGTAAAATAAGGCGCAATATTCTTTTGGGTAAAGACACCGACCGCTCGGACAACCCCGCGCTGCGCTGGAAAACGATGGCTAAAATAGCCCTTGGTCAAACCAAAATGGTGAAACGGCCGCTTGCTGCCGTAATGCACTTTTTCATCTACGCAGGCTTTATTATTATCAACCTTGAGGTGTTGGAGATCATGATCGACGGCGTATTTGGGTCGCACCGCATCTTTTCAAAGCCCCTGGGCAGCCTTTATGATTTACTTATCGGCGGTTTTGAATTTTTGGCGCTGTTGGTACTTGTTGCCTGTATTACTTTCCTGTCACGGCGTAACATTGCCCGTTTAAAGCGCTTTAGCGGCGTTGAGATGACCGAATGGCCACGATCCGACGCCAACTATATCCTCATCATCGAAATACTGTTAATGACCGCATTTTTAACGATGAACGCTGCCGACCACAAGTTGCAGCTGCTAAATTTTGGTCATTATATCAAAGCGGGTAGTTTTCCTGTTAGTTCGTTTATTGCACCTATGCTGCCTGATGGCGCAAGTTCGCTTGAGATGATAGAACGTGGTTGCTGGTGGTTCCACATCGTCGGGATCCTCGCGTTTTTAAATTATTTGCCGTATTCCAAGCATTTTCATATCCTGCTGGCTTTCCCGAATACGTATTATTCAAACCTGCATCCGAAAGGACAGTTGACCAATATGGCCTCGGTTACCAATGAGGTAAAAGCCATGCTTGATCCTTCATTTGTGCCCGAAACAGCCGGCGAGCCAGGAAGATTCGGCGCCAAAGATGTAACAGACCTTACCTGGAAAAACCTGATGGAGGCTTATACCTGTACGGAATGCGGCAGGTGTACCTCGGTTTGCCCGGCGAATATAACGGGGAAGTTACTGTCGCCCCGCAAGATCATGATGGATACCCGCGACAGGATCACTGAAGTGGGCAACAACATAGATAAACACGGCAAGGATTTTAAGGACGATAAATCACTTCTGGATAATTATATCACCCGCGAAGAATTATGGGCCTGTACCACCTGCAATGCCTGTACCGATGCCTGCCCGGTAAATATTAACCCGTTGGAAATTATTATCGAAATGCGCCGCTATGTGGTGATGGAAGAGTCGCAGGCCCCGGCTAGTTTAAACAATATGTTCAGCAACGTTGAAAACAACGGCGCACCCTGGAAGTACAGCAGTGCGGATAGGTTGAATTGGAAGGAAAATATTTAA
- a CDS encoding (Fe-S)-binding protein, with protein MNHEPLTVPTVAEMAAEGKKPEILFWVGCAGSFDERAQKITRDICKILNHVGIGFAVLGTEESCTGDPAKRAGNEFLFQMQAMANIQVLDAYEIKKIVTGCPHCFNTIKNEYPGLGGNYEVIHHSQLIQQLIDEGKLKAEGGESFKGKKITYHDPCYLGRGNNVYEAPRAALEVLDAELVEMKRCKSNGLCCGAGGAQMFKEPEKGKKDINIERMTDVLESKASVVAAACPFCMTMLSDGVKNENKEQEIQVLDIAEITVRANGL; from the coding sequence ATGAACCATGAACCATTAACCGTTCCAACTGTTGCCGAAATGGCTGCCGAAGGCAAAAAGCCCGAAATACTGTTTTGGGTGGGCTGTGCCGGTAGTTTTGATGAGCGTGCGCAAAAAATCACGCGCGATATCTGCAAGATATTGAATCATGTGGGCATCGGTTTTGCGGTGCTGGGTACCGAAGAAAGCTGTACCGGCGACCCTGCGAAACGCGCGGGTAATGAATTCCTGTTCCAGATGCAGGCGATGGCTAACATACAGGTGCTGGATGCGTATGAGATCAAAAAAATAGTAACAGGCTGCCCGCATTGTTTTAATACGATTAAAAACGAATACCCTGGTTTAGGTGGCAATTACGAAGTGATCCACCATTCGCAACTGATCCAGCAATTGATTGACGAAGGCAAATTAAAGGCCGAAGGCGGCGAAAGCTTTAAAGGCAAAAAGATCACCTATCATGATCCCTGCTATCTGGGCCGTGGAAACAATGTTTATGAGGCCCCGCGTGCGGCGCTGGAAGTTTTGGATGCCGAACTGGTAGAAATGAAACGTTGCAAATCCAACGGCTTATGCTGCGGCGCCGGCGGTGCACAAATGTTTAAAGAACCCGAAAAAGGCAAGAAAGATATCAATATTGAACGGATGACCGATGTGCTGGAATCAAAAGCCAGCGTGGTTGCGGCTGCATGCCCGTTTTGCATGACGATGTTAAGCGACGGCGTTAAAAATGAAAATAAAGAACAGGAAATCCAGGTGCTGGATATTGCGGAGATCACTGTAAGAGCAAACGGGTTATAA
- a CDS encoding glycoside hydrolase family 31 protein, translated as MERKLLIIILFLFLYNTTFSQSSNYKPKRIIKINKGEKWFGGTVDDGFVMPFTDGYKLNLYGNNKGNQAAPLLLSTNGRFIWSDQPFEFSFSNGQLIIDKALDSVVVVNAGTSLSDAFKLASKKNFAPGGKMPDSLLFSRPQYNTWIELAYNQNQTDILKYAHQVIDNGFPAGVLMIDDHWADYYGKFSFRKDRFPDPASMIDQLHLLGFKVMLWVSPFISSDSEIFQTLNDKKLLLMDNKGDKTLTWDKADQAAIIHWWNGYSALLDFTNPKAVEWYSDQLHNMVTNYKLDGFKFDAGDMEFYSGNMVSFKAASPNEQTSLWGDFGLSYPLNEYRAMWKKGGQPLAERLRDKKHSWEDLQKLIPDITVAGLLGYQFTCPDMIGGGEYGSFIGLAKIDQDLVVRSAQCSALMPMMQFSVAPWRILDSVHLKAVKKAVDIRMAYTPYIMKTVRRSALSGEPVIRNLAYQFPGQGLDTVRDQFMLGDALMIAPLVNKGNSRKIIFPAGKWKYSNGKVFEGPATKTLGVALDQIPVFEKIQ; from the coding sequence ATGGAAAGAAAACTGTTAATAATCATCTTATTTTTATTTCTGTATAATACCACATTTTCACAAAGTTCAAATTATAAGCCTAAACGAATTATAAAAATCAACAAGGGCGAAAAGTGGTTTGGCGGAACTGTTGATGATGGTTTTGTAATGCCATTTACTGACGGGTATAAATTAAATCTTTACGGCAATAATAAAGGCAACCAGGCGGCGCCTTTATTATTATCCACCAATGGCCGTTTTATCTGGAGTGATCAGCCGTTTGAATTCAGCTTCAGTAATGGACAGCTGATCATTGACAAAGCCCTAGATAGCGTGGTGGTTGTAAACGCTGGGACATCCCTTTCGGATGCATTTAAGCTGGCAAGTAAGAAAAACTTTGCACCGGGCGGTAAAATGCCCGACAGCCTGTTATTTAGCCGCCCGCAATATAATACCTGGATTGAATTAGCCTATAATCAAAATCAAACCGATATATTAAAGTACGCTCACCAGGTGATCGATAATGGTTTCCCTGCAGGTGTTTTGATGATTGATGATCACTGGGCCGATTATTATGGTAAATTCAGCTTTAGAAAGGATAGGTTTCCTGATCCGGCATCCATGATAGATCAGCTTCATCTTTTAGGGTTTAAAGTAATGCTATGGGTATCGCCGTTTATTTCCTCCGACTCCGAAATCTTTCAAACATTGAATGATAAAAAGCTTTTATTAATGGATAATAAAGGCGATAAAACCCTTACATGGGATAAAGCAGACCAGGCTGCAATCATACACTGGTGGAATGGCTACAGCGCTTTATTGGACTTTACCAATCCTAAAGCAGTGGAATGGTATAGTGATCAGTTGCATAACATGGTTACAAACTATAAACTGGATGGCTTTAAATTCGATGCGGGCGACATGGAATTTTACTCCGGAAATATGGTATCCTTTAAAGCTGCGTCACCCAACGAACAAACATCCCTTTGGGGTGATTTTGGATTATCCTATCCGCTGAATGAGTACCGCGCTATGTGGAAAAAAGGCGGGCAGCCCTTAGCTGAACGATTGCGCGATAAAAAGCACTCATGGGAAGATTTGCAAAAACTGATACCGGATATTACTGTAGCCGGGCTGCTTGGTTACCAGTTTACCTGCCCGGATATGATTGGCGGCGGTGAATATGGTTCATTTATCGGGCTGGCTAAAATCGACCAGGATCTGGTCGTCAGATCCGCCCAGTGCAGCGCCTTAATGCCCATGATGCAATTTTCTGTAGCGCCATGGAGGATATTGGATTCCGTTCATCTTAAAGCCGTAAAAAAAGCAGTGGATATAAGGATGGCTTATACGCCATATATTATGAAAACTGTAAGACGATCAGCCTTAAGCGGCGAACCCGTCATTCGAAACCTGGCGTATCAATTTCCTGGACAGGGCCTGGATACCGTCAGGGACCAGTTTATGTTAGGTGACGCACTGATGATCGCCCCCCTGGT
- a CDS encoding zinc-binding alcohol dehydrogenase family protein, with translation MKTLVCVEPGRFEFEERDAPVLKEDHAIIKIRRIGICGTDLHAFEGTQPYFEYPRVLGHELAGDLVAFNNAPGFTLGEKVTFIPYFNCGNCIACRSGGPNFCVNIKVCGVHIDGGMAEYLMVPSPSLIHGDGLGVDELALIEPLAIGAHGIKRANIKPGEFVLVIGAGPIGLGTMEFARIAGAKVIALDINEARLKFCKEKIKVDHAINALSNTVLQQLMEITNGDMPTVVIDATGNLKAINNAFQYMAHGARYVLIGLQKGDISFSHPEFHKREGTLMSSRNALRPDFEHVIDCLKKGMVDPSTYITHRADFDQVKDEFESWLRPENGVIKAMVSM, from the coding sequence ATGAAAACATTGGTATGCGTTGAACCCGGAAGGTTTGAATTTGAGGAACGGGACGCGCCGGTTTTGAAAGAAGACCATGCGATTATAAAGATCAGGAGAATAGGGATCTGTGGAACTGATTTGCATGCATTTGAAGGCACACAGCCTTATTTTGAATACCCCCGTGTTTTAGGCCATGAGTTGGCTGGTGATTTGGTAGCTTTTAATAATGCACCAGGTTTTACACTGGGTGAAAAGGTAACATTTATACCTTATTTTAATTGCGGCAATTGTATTGCCTGCCGCTCGGGCGGCCCTAATTTTTGTGTAAATATTAAAGTTTGTGGTGTACACATTGATGGGGGTATGGCTGAATACCTGATGGTACCATCACCATCGCTGATACATGGAGACGGGCTTGGTGTTGATGAACTGGCATTGATTGAACCATTGGCTATTGGTGCCCATGGAATAAAACGCGCCAATATTAAGCCGGGCGAGTTTGTATTGGTAATTGGCGCCGGCCCGATAGGTTTAGGCACGATGGAGTTTGCCCGTATTGCCGGGGCAAAAGTAATTGCATTAGATATTAATGAGGCACGCCTTAAGTTTTGTAAAGAAAAAATCAAGGTCGATCATGCCATAAATGCGCTTTCAAATACCGTATTACAGCAGTTAATGGAAATTACGAATGGCGACATGCCAACTGTAGTGATTGATGCAACGGGGAACCTTAAAGCAATTAATAATGCGTTTCAATATATGGCCCATGGCGCCAGGTATGTTTTGATAGGGTTGCAGAAAGGCGATATCAGCTTCAGCCATCCTGAATTCCACAAACGGGAAGGAACATTAATGAGCAGCAGGAATGCACTGCGCCCGGATTTTGAACATGTTATTGATTGTTTGAAGAAAGGAATGGTTGACCCGTCAACCTATATTACCCACCGTGCTGATTTTGACCAGGTAAAAGATGAATTTGAAAGCTGGCTGAGACCGGAAAATGGCGTGATAAAAGCGATGGTTTCAATGTGA
- a CDS encoding ABC transporter ATPase, translating to MQFSENSRVWVYQADRELSEREVQLIQNELDSFATGWTAHNNQLKAKGEVRYNRFLILTVDESQAGASGCSIDKSVRFIKDMQQQFNISLLDRFNLAYREGSEVLSAPRHVFENLIKQGSINTDTIVFNNMVQNLSELQTKWEVPFKDSWHIQLFRDLINV from the coding sequence ATGCAATTTTCAGAAAATTCAAGGGTTTGGGTTTACCAGGCTGACAGGGAACTGTCGGAAAGGGAAGTACAGCTGATACAAAACGAACTCGACAGCTTTGCCACCGGCTGGACGGCACACAATAACCAGCTAAAAGCGAAAGGCGAAGTAAGGTACAACCGCTTTTTAATTTTAACCGTTGACGAAAGCCAGGCAGGCGCCAGTGGCTGCTCCATTGATAAGTCCGTCCGTTTTATCAAGGATATGCAACAACAATTTAACATCAGCCTGCTGGATCGGTTCAACCTGGCTTACCGCGAAGGCAGCGAAGTGCTTTCGGCGCCGCGGCATGTTTTTGAAAACCTCATCAAACAAGGCAGTATCAATACCGACACCATAGTATTTAATAACATGGTGCAAAACTTAAGCGAACTGCAAACCAAATGGGAAGTGCCGTTTAAGGATAGCTGGCACATCCAGTTATTCCGCGATTTGATAAATGTTTGA
- a CDS encoding alpha-L-fucosidase, translating to MKRRTVIKGLATGLSSLYLSRVYAGNYFSSTSNPGLAPGPFQPNWESLSKYKVPDWFRDAKFGIWAHWGPQCQPERGDWYGRGMYQEGSDQYKFHCEKYGHPSKFGFKDVIHEWKAENWDPEGLVELYKKAGAQYFVALANHHDNFDLYDSKYQKWNSTRIGPGKDLIGGWAKAAKKNGLPFGVSVHASHAWRWYETAQRSDKTGTYAGIPYDGKMTAADGKGKWWDGYDPQELYEQNHPLSLNSLDDNSIGEQWDWSHGANQPSKAYCEKFYKRTIDLIEKYEPELLYFDDTALPLWPVSDAGLRIASHFYNSSIKRHGDLRAVLTGKILDEKQRKCMVWDIERGQSNQIEPLPWQTDTCIGGWHYDRRIFEQHGYKSGKTVVHTLADVVSKNGNLLLNIPVRGDGTIDADERAVVDEITGWIQVNKECIFGSRPWKVFGEGPAMESSAQLSAQGFNEGKGKPFGAEDVRFTINGNTLYAIVLGWPGEKDAVIKSLATQSAQLSGRKIDGVTLLGYNGKLEWSQTQEGLKVKMPAEQPCKHAIVLKINGAIS from the coding sequence ATGAAAAGAAGAACAGTTATTAAGGGGCTGGCGACAGGATTGTCATCATTATACCTTTCCAGGGTATATGCGGGTAATTATTTTAGTTCAACATCCAATCCCGGTTTGGCGCCGGGCCCGTTTCAGCCAAATTGGGAGTCGTTATCAAAGTACAAGGTGCCGGATTGGTTCAGGGATGCCAAATTTGGTATCTGGGCTCATTGGGGCCCCCAATGCCAGCCTGAGCGGGGCGACTGGTATGGGCGCGGTATGTACCAGGAAGGCAGCGATCAGTACAAATTTCACTGCGAAAAATACGGGCATCCTTCAAAATTTGGCTTTAAAGACGTGATCCATGAATGGAAAGCCGAAAACTGGGACCCTGAAGGATTGGTTGAGCTTTATAAAAAAGCGGGTGCGCAATATTTTGTTGCTTTAGCCAATCATCACGACAATTTTGACCTTTACGATAGTAAATATCAGAAATGGAACTCAACCCGGATCGGGCCCGGAAAAGACCTGATTGGCGGCTGGGCAAAAGCGGCTAAAAAAAATGGCCTGCCTTTTGGTGTCAGTGTTCATGCGAGTCACGCCTGGCGATGGTATGAAACGGCACAGCGGTCGGATAAAACCGGGACTTACGCCGGCATTCCTTACGATGGCAAGATGACGGCAGCAGATGGCAAGGGTAAATGGTGGGATGGTTATGATCCGCAGGAATTATATGAACAAAACCATCCTTTGAGCCTGAACAGCCTGGATGACAACTCAATTGGCGAACAATGGGACTGGAGCCACGGTGCAAATCAACCTTCAAAAGCTTATTGCGAAAAATTTTATAAACGCACCATCGATCTTATTGAAAAATACGAGCCCGAACTTTTGTATTTTGATGATACCGCATTGCCACTGTGGCCTGTAAGTGATGCTGGCTTGCGCATTGCCTCGCATTTCTATAACTCCAGCATTAAAAGGCATGGAGATCTTCGGGCGGTGCTTACCGGGAAGATCCTGGATGAAAAACAGCGCAAGTGCATGGTTTGGGACATTGAGCGGGGACAAAGCAACCAGATTGAGCCTTTACCCTGGCAAACTGATACCTGTATTGGCGGCTGGCATTACGACCGCAGGATTTTTGAACAGCATGGGTATAAAAGCGGTAAAACAGTTGTTCATACCCTTGCCGATGTGGTGAGCAAAAACGGCAACCTGCTTTTAAATATCCCCGTTAGGGGCGATGGCACCATTGATGCCGATGAACGTGCTGTTGTTGACGAAATTACCGGTTGGATACAGGTGAATAAGGAATGTATTTTTGGCAGCCGCCCATGGAAGGTATTTGGTGAAGGCCCCGCTATGGAATCAAGTGCACAATTAAGTGCGCAAGGCTTTAACGAGGGAAAGGGTAAACCATTTGGTGCAGAGGATGTCCGTTTTACTATAAACGGAAATACCTTGTACGCAATTGTATTGGGCTGGCCAGGCGAAAAGGATGCAGTTATTAAATCCCTGGCCACCCAATCAGCGCAGCTGAGCGGCCGTAAAATAGATGGTGTAACCTTACTTGGTTATAATGGAAAATTGGAATGGTCGCAAACACAGGAAGGGCTAAAAGTAAAAATGCCCGCAGAGCAACCGTGCAAACATGCTATTGTACTTAAAATCAATGGCGCTATTAGTTAA